One stretch of Alcaligenes faecalis DNA includes these proteins:
- a CDS encoding histone deacetylase family protein: METLYFIHPSCHLHEMGRWHPESPQRLDAINDQLLSSGLASYLAQRQARLATDEDILRVHDAAYVQKLKEQLPRQGYFNIDPDTLMNPHTLEAAYAAAGAGLDAVDGVMNEGATGAFCAVRPPGHHAERARAMGFCFFNNIAVAVAYAMEKYDLKRVLIVDFDVHHGNGTEQIFAGDERVLMCSFFQSPFFPDSFQDPAAQNMVNIPVEAYTKSAQIIDLFKQVCLPRIEAFAPEIVFFSAGFDAHREDEMGQLSLVEADYAELTAMVVQACAPSAGQRLVSMLEGGYDPSSLGRSVVAHIKALAGL, translated from the coding sequence ATGGAGACACTATATTTTATCCATCCATCATGCCATTTGCATGAGATGGGCCGATGGCATCCGGAAAGTCCGCAGCGACTGGATGCCATAAACGATCAACTGCTATCCAGCGGTCTGGCATCCTATCTGGCCCAGCGGCAAGCTCGGCTGGCGACGGATGAGGATATCCTGCGGGTGCATGATGCTGCTTACGTGCAAAAGCTCAAAGAGCAATTGCCGCGGCAGGGATATTTCAATATCGATCCGGACACCCTGATGAATCCGCATACCCTGGAAGCGGCCTATGCCGCTGCCGGGGCGGGCCTGGATGCGGTCGATGGCGTCATGAACGAAGGGGCGACGGGCGCTTTTTGTGCAGTGCGGCCCCCCGGACATCATGCCGAACGGGCGCGGGCGATGGGGTTTTGTTTTTTCAACAATATCGCCGTGGCCGTGGCCTATGCGATGGAAAAATATGATCTCAAGCGTGTGCTGATCGTGGATTTTGATGTGCACCACGGCAATGGAACCGAGCAGATTTTTGCCGGCGACGAGCGGGTTCTGATGTGCAGTTTCTTTCAGTCCCCGTTTTTTCCTGATTCCTTTCAGGACCCGGCGGCGCAAAACATGGTAAATATACCGGTTGAGGCCTACACCAAGTCTGCTCAGATTATCGATCTGTTCAAACAGGTTTGTTTGCCCCGCATAGAGGCGTTTGCCCCTGAAATCGTCTTTTTCTCGGCAGGCTTTGATGCCCACCGTGAAGATGAGATGGGACAGCTCAGCTTGGTTGAGGCCGATTATGCGGAATTGACCGCCATGGTGGTCCAAGCCTGTGCGCCTAGTGCCGGACAACGTCTGGTCAGTATGCTGGAAGGGGGGTACGATCCCTCGTCCCTGGGACGCAGCGTGGTGGCCCACATCAAGGCCCTCGCCGGGCTTTAG
- the cysM gene encoding cysteine synthase CysM — translation MKNYPTIEDTVGQTPLVRLQRIPGEFGQARGNVLLAKLEGNNPAGSVKDRAASSMIQEAERRGDIKPGDTLIEATSGNTGIALAMIAAVRGYKMILIMPDNLSLERRASMTAYGAKLILTPADQGGMEYARDLALKMQAEGQGKVLDQFANQDNPAAHVHSTGPEIWQQTDGQVTHFVSAMGTTGTIMGVGNYLRSQNSGIVVVGAQPAPGAQIAGIRKWPEEYLPKIYDPSKVDMFEEIGQQEAEIMTRRMAAEEGICAGISSGGALVAAMRVAQSVEKATIVFIVCDRGDRYLSTGIFN, via the coding sequence ATGAAAAACTATCCCACCATTGAAGATACCGTTGGCCAAACCCCCTTGGTGCGCTTGCAGCGTATTCCAGGCGAGTTTGGGCAGGCGCGCGGTAATGTCCTGTTGGCCAAGCTGGAAGGCAATAACCCCGCCGGTTCGGTGAAAGACCGTGCTGCCAGTTCCATGATTCAAGAGGCCGAGCGCCGCGGTGATATCAAGCCGGGAGACACCTTGATCGAGGCCACCAGCGGCAATACCGGTATTGCGCTGGCCATGATTGCGGCCGTGCGTGGCTACAAAATGATTTTGATCATGCCCGACAACCTGTCGCTGGAGCGTCGTGCTTCCATGACGGCGTATGGTGCGAAGTTGATTCTGACACCTGCGGATCAAGGCGGCATGGAATACGCCCGTGATCTGGCGCTGAAGATGCAAGCCGAAGGGCAGGGCAAGGTGCTGGACCAATTTGCCAACCAGGACAATCCAGCGGCTCACGTGCATAGCACCGGCCCGGAAATCTGGCAGCAAACCGATGGCCAGGTGACTCACTTTGTCAGCGCCATGGGTACGACTGGCACCATCATGGGTGTGGGTAATTACTTGCGTAGTCAAAACAGCGGCATTGTGGTGGTGGGGGCTCAACCTGCACCAGGGGCGCAAATCGCCGGTATTCGTAAATGGCCAGAAGAGTATCTGCCCAAGATTTACGATCCATCCAAAGTGGATATGTTCGAGGAAATTGGCCAGCAAGAGGCCGAGATCATGACGCGCCGTATGGCCGCTGAAGAAGGGATCTGTGCCGGTATTTCCTCCGGCGGTGCCTTGGTGGCTGCCATGCGCGTTGCTCAGAGCGTAGAAAAAGCCACGATCGTTTTTATTGTGTGCGACCGTGGCGACCGTTACCTGTCTACCGGCATCTTCAATTAA
- a CDS encoding electron transfer flavoprotein subunit beta/FixA family protein — protein sequence MKVLVPVKRVVDYNVKVRVKSDQTGVDIANVKMSMNPFDEIAVEEATRLKESGAATEVIALSCGVAQSQETLRTALAIGADRATLVQTDAELQPLAVAKLIKAVVDKEQPQLVILGKQAIDDDANQTGQMLAALLDWPQATFASKVEVSGDSVSVTREVDGGLETLKLSLPAVITTDLRLNEPRYVTLPNIMKAKKKPLETLTPEELGIDVAPRIKTLKVTEPPARAAGIMVPDVATLVEKLKNEAKVI from the coding sequence ATGAAGGTGTTAGTACCCGTGAAACGCGTAGTTGACTATAACGTCAAGGTGCGCGTGAAATCTGACCAAACCGGGGTGGACATTGCCAATGTGAAAATGTCCATGAACCCCTTTGACGAAATCGCTGTCGAAGAGGCCACTCGCCTCAAAGAAAGCGGTGCAGCCACTGAAGTGATCGCTCTTTCTTGCGGCGTTGCACAAAGCCAGGAAACACTGCGCACGGCTCTGGCCATTGGTGCTGATCGGGCCACTCTGGTGCAAACCGACGCCGAATTGCAGCCTTTGGCCGTGGCCAAGCTGATCAAGGCCGTGGTGGACAAAGAGCAACCTCAGCTCGTGATCCTGGGCAAACAGGCGATCGACGACGACGCCAACCAAACCGGCCAGATGCTGGCTGCCTTGCTGGACTGGCCACAAGCCACGTTCGCCAGCAAGGTTGAAGTGTCGGGCGACAGCGTGTCGGTCACTCGTGAAGTGGACGGCGGTCTGGAAACACTGAAGCTGAGCCTGCCTGCCGTGATCACCACCGACCTGCGCTTGAACGAGCCTCGTTACGTGACACTGCCCAACATCATGAAGGCCAAGAAAAAGCCTTTGGAAACCCTGACTCCCGAAGAGCTGGGCATTGATGTGGCTCCTCGTATCAAAACGCTGAAAGTGACTGAGCCTCCAGCTCGTGCTGCCGGCATCATGGTGCCCGACGTTGCCACACTGGTCGAGAAACTGAAGAACGAAGCGAAGGTGATTTAA
- a CDS encoding ComEA family DNA-binding protein encodes MSTSLILSPVSYRWLRSMQGWRASVLRFLLALCLLGPWSLVAAVDLNTADAQQLQQIKGIGPRTAELILEERKRGGPFDSLQDLADRVKGIGAKKIITMEQSGLKVEPAKVASKPVSNTADADIRRKP; translated from the coding sequence ATGTCTACCTCCCTGATCTTGTCCCCCGTTTCCTATCGCTGGCTGCGTTCCATGCAAGGCTGGCGTGCTTCCGTTTTACGCTTTCTGCTTGCCTTATGTTTATTGGGACCTTGGAGCTTGGTTGCGGCGGTCGACTTGAATACGGCCGATGCCCAGCAACTGCAACAAATTAAAGGCATAGGTCCCCGCACGGCCGAGCTGATTCTGGAGGAGCGCAAGCGGGGTGGTCCTTTTGACTCTTTGCAGGATTTGGCCGACCGGGTCAAAGGGATAGGTGCGAAAAAGATCATTACGATGGAGCAGTCGGGTCTGAAAGTGGAGCCTGCCAAAGTCGCCAGCAAGCCGGTTTCCAATACGGCCGATGCGGATATAAGAAGAAAGCCGTAG
- the mltB gene encoding lytic murein transglycosylase B, with protein MFRPTRILQAVLIALSTAGCATTTSQAPSTDTKPSNDAAFQAPVKKTGAVTIKALVEPESIQAGESRSGRTQFFKLNGELNDDIASYAQEVAKVRKIPLDVVTDILQQAQYNETAAKLMRPTKGRIKRSWVTYKQRNVDPARIQGGVQFWQKHRLALDQISKDYGVPPSIIVAILGVETVYGKIMGDFKVLDALFTLGFAYPDDSRPERGQLFRDQLADLIELHYQGELDARIVQGSFAGAMGMSQFMPGSLIRYAVDGDGDGRIDLRNNPADAMASIANFLRAHGWEPGLPVFAPVELSNANKGMVDGGIYPKLTWAQLNNAGATVKGQSQNAGPWQQAQLGVVNLVDEPRNTTEYRLGTPNFFAITHYNRSYFYASSVADLASELAKQMGYGNPN; from the coding sequence ATGTTCAGACCCACTCGAATTTTGCAAGCAGTACTGATCGCGCTGAGCACTGCCGGCTGCGCCACGACCACTTCCCAAGCTCCTTCTACGGACACCAAACCCAGCAACGACGCGGCTTTCCAGGCCCCGGTAAAAAAAACCGGCGCCGTCACAATCAAGGCTTTGGTCGAGCCCGAGTCCATTCAGGCCGGTGAATCGCGCTCCGGCCGGACACAATTTTTTAAATTAAACGGTGAATTAAACGATGACATTGCGAGCTACGCCCAGGAAGTGGCGAAGGTGCGCAAGATTCCCCTGGATGTTGTCACCGATATTTTGCAGCAAGCTCAATATAACGAGACCGCCGCCAAATTAATGCGCCCCACCAAAGGGCGTATCAAGCGCAGCTGGGTAACGTACAAGCAGCGCAATGTGGATCCGGCCCGTATTCAAGGCGGTGTCCAGTTCTGGCAAAAGCATCGCCTGGCTCTGGACCAGATCTCCAAAGACTATGGCGTACCGCCTTCTATTATTGTGGCCATCCTGGGCGTGGAAACCGTCTATGGAAAAATCATGGGCGACTTCAAGGTGCTGGATGCCCTGTTTACCCTGGGCTTTGCCTATCCGGACGACAGCCGCCCCGAGCGCGGCCAACTGTTCCGCGACCAATTGGCTGACCTGATCGAATTGCATTACCAAGGCGAGCTGGACGCACGGATTGTTCAGGGCTCGTTCGCGGGCGCCATGGGCATGTCCCAATTCATGCCCGGCAGCCTGATACGCTATGCCGTCGATGGTGATGGAGATGGTCGTATTGATCTGCGCAATAATCCGGCCGATGCCATGGCTTCGATTGCCAACTTCCTGCGCGCACACGGCTGGGAACCTGGCCTGCCGGTTTTTGCTCCGGTCGAACTGAGCAATGCGAATAAAGGCATGGTGGACGGCGGCATTTACCCCAAGCTGACTTGGGCGCAATTGAATAATGCCGGTGCCACGGTGAAAGGCCAGAGCCAGAATGCAGGCCCTTGGCAGCAGGCACAACTAGGTGTGGTGAACCTGGTGGACGAGCCACGCAATACGACGGAGTATCGCCTGGGCACGCCCAACTTCTTTGCCATTACCCATTACAACCGCAGTTATTTTTATGCCAGCTCGGTCGCTGATCTGGCTTCCGAACTGGCTAAACAAATGGGCTATGGCAACCCTAATTAA